From one Paeniglutamicibacter psychrophenolicus genomic stretch:
- a CDS encoding BCCT family transporter, with translation MTTEQTKTSTSPRVHRWVFWPAAIITIVFATFAMTMPGTAESFFSSIQTKIIGYFNWYYVLIATGFVVFSLWLGFGKFGEIKLGKDEDEPEFSLGSWFSLLFAAGMGIGLVFYGVSEPLSHFASPKPGASGSPADLAQQAQAQTFLHWGVHAWSIYVVIGLALAYAIHRRGRPISIRWTLEPLLGRKVHGGLGNLIDVVALVGTIFGVATSLGLGVLQISAGLESAGMFKASQFIDIVIIAVVTCLVLFSVLSGVGKGMKWLSNTNLILAGVFVAFLLIVGPTQFLLRNFVQSIGNYLQNFLAMSFNVSAFTGAEGEAWQGVWTTFYWGWWISWAPFVGIFIARISRGRTVRQFVGGVILVPTVVTMLWFAVLGGTAIYGQLQGTGNLVAADRSIDTEGALFAMLDTLPAGSVLTVGAIIMIVIFFVTSADSGALVMGMIATGGDVEPKNWIRIFFTLATSLLAASLLISGGLEALKTAAIVIALPFSIVLIMICWATYRAFSREVKVYEKARRMAFVDHIGDFYGLEVEGPNRDSQLLNLQNLTARLRRAVPQGRRADAAVPAVLVGATAVHGADAPKADAGQPGGHPKSTN, from the coding sequence CGGCAGAGTCATTCTTCTCATCCATCCAGACGAAGATCATCGGATACTTCAACTGGTACTACGTCCTGATTGCAACGGGCTTTGTGGTGTTCAGTCTCTGGCTGGGATTCGGGAAATTCGGCGAGATCAAGCTCGGCAAGGACGAAGACGAACCGGAGTTCTCCCTGGGTTCCTGGTTCTCGCTTCTCTTTGCCGCAGGGATGGGCATCGGCCTGGTTTTCTACGGCGTCTCCGAGCCGCTGAGCCACTTTGCCTCACCCAAACCCGGCGCTTCGGGGTCCCCGGCAGACCTTGCCCAACAGGCCCAGGCCCAAACGTTCCTGCACTGGGGCGTCCATGCGTGGTCGATCTACGTTGTCATCGGGTTGGCCCTGGCCTACGCGATCCACCGGCGAGGCCGACCCATTTCGATCCGCTGGACCCTCGAACCATTGCTGGGTCGCAAGGTCCATGGCGGCCTCGGCAACCTCATTGACGTTGTAGCCCTGGTCGGCACGATCTTCGGTGTGGCCACCTCACTGGGCTTGGGCGTCCTGCAGATCAGTGCCGGCCTGGAAAGCGCCGGCATGTTCAAGGCCTCCCAATTCATCGACATCGTCATCATTGCCGTCGTCACCTGCCTGGTGCTCTTCTCCGTGCTTTCGGGCGTTGGCAAGGGCATGAAGTGGCTCTCGAACACCAACCTGATCTTGGCCGGGGTGTTCGTCGCCTTCCTGCTGATTGTTGGTCCCACGCAATTCCTTCTGCGCAACTTCGTGCAGTCGATCGGCAACTACCTGCAAAACTTCCTTGCCATGTCCTTCAACGTCAGTGCCTTCACCGGCGCCGAAGGCGAAGCCTGGCAGGGCGTGTGGACCACGTTCTACTGGGGCTGGTGGATTTCCTGGGCCCCGTTCGTGGGCATCTTCATCGCCAGGATCTCCCGCGGCCGCACGGTGCGCCAGTTCGTTGGCGGAGTCATCCTGGTCCCCACGGTTGTCACCATGCTGTGGTTCGCCGTCCTGGGAGGAACCGCGATCTACGGCCAGCTGCAAGGCACCGGGAACCTCGTGGCTGCCGACCGCTCGATCGACACCGAAGGCGCGTTGTTCGCCATGCTGGACACCTTGCCGGCCGGTTCCGTGCTGACGGTCGGGGCAATCATCATGATTGTCATCTTCTTCGTCACCTCGGCCGACTCGGGCGCACTGGTCATGGGCATGATCGCCACCGGCGGCGACGTGGAACCGAAGAACTGGATCCGCATTTTCTTCACGCTGGCCACTTCCCTGCTGGCCGCTTCGCTGCTCATATCCGGAGGCCTCGAAGCCCTCAAAACCGCAGCCATCGTCATCGCGTTGCCCTTCAGCATTGTCTTGATCATGATCTGCTGGGCGACGTACCGGGCGTTTTCCCGTGAAGTGAAGGTCTATGAGAAGGCCCGACGGATGGCGTTCGTGGACCACATCGGTGACTTCTACGGGTTGGAAGTTGAAGGCCCGAACCGGGATTCGCAGCTGCTCAATCTCCAGAACCTGACGGCAAGGCTGCGCCGGGCCGTTCCCCAGGGTCGTCGAGCCGATGCCGCGGTGCCGGCTGTCTTAGTTGGCGCGACAGCTGTCCATGGCGCAGACGCACCCAAGGCCGATGCCGGACAGCCCGGAGGGCACCCCAAGTCCACCAACTAG
- the ctaD gene encoding cytochrome c oxidase subunit I, which translates to MATYEYATDELTRDQPRAVPLTKGRMIVGWLTTTDHKRIGYMYLIASFTFFCLAGVMAMLMRAELFDPGLQIVQTKEQYNQLFTMHGTLMLLMFATPLFAGFANVMMPLQIGAPDVAFPRLNALAFWFFLFGSTIAISGFLTPQGAAAFGWTGYAPLANTTFSPGIGGDLWVFGLALSGFGTILGAVNFVTTIICLRAPGMTMWRMPIFTWNTLITAIMILMAFPPLAAALFALGADRRFGAHVYDPEAGGPMLWQHLFWFFGHPEVYIIALPFFGIVTEIFPVFSRKPIFGYKGLIFATISIAALSISVWAHHMYATGQVMLPFFAFMTMLIAVPTGVKFFNWIGTLWRGSVTFETPMLWSIGFLVTFLFGGLTGIVLSAPGLDFHVTDTYFVVAHFHYVVFGTVVFAMFAGFYFWWAKWTGKMLNERLGKIHFWMLFVGFHGTFLIQHWLGVMGMPRRYADYLPEDGFTTMNQFSSVFSFILGASMIPFFWNVWITHRHGKKVVVDDPWGFGGSLEWATSCPPPRHNFNSIPRIRSERPALDLHHPELGARTTPRGPVAKVFGPAQQKDTDESG; encoded by the coding sequence ATGGCAACCTATGAATACGCAACGGATGAACTGACCCGCGACCAACCAAGGGCCGTCCCGCTGACCAAGGGCAGGATGATCGTCGGCTGGCTCACGACCACCGACCACAAGAGGATCGGGTACATGTACCTGATCGCCTCGTTCACTTTCTTCTGCCTGGCCGGCGTGATGGCGATGCTGATGAGGGCGGAACTGTTCGACCCCGGCCTGCAGATCGTGCAGACCAAGGAGCAGTACAACCAGCTGTTCACCATGCACGGCACGCTGATGCTGCTGATGTTCGCGACTCCGCTTTTTGCAGGTTTTGCCAACGTGATGATGCCGTTGCAGATCGGGGCGCCCGACGTCGCGTTTCCCAGGCTCAATGCGCTGGCCTTCTGGTTCTTCCTCTTTGGCTCGACCATCGCGATTTCGGGCTTCCTGACCCCGCAGGGCGCGGCGGCGTTCGGCTGGACCGGGTATGCGCCGTTGGCGAACACCACCTTCAGCCCCGGCATCGGCGGTGACCTCTGGGTCTTCGGCCTGGCGCTGTCGGGCTTCGGCACCATCCTGGGCGCGGTCAACTTCGTTACCACGATCATCTGCCTGCGTGCCCCGGGCATGACCATGTGGCGCATGCCCATTTTCACGTGGAACACGTTGATCACCGCGATCATGATCCTGATGGCGTTCCCGCCGCTGGCGGCGGCGCTGTTCGCCCTGGGTGCGGACAGGCGGTTCGGTGCGCATGTGTATGATCCGGAAGCGGGCGGCCCGATGCTGTGGCAGCACCTGTTCTGGTTCTTCGGGCACCCCGAGGTCTACATCATTGCGCTGCCGTTCTTCGGCATTGTCACCGAGATCTTCCCGGTGTTCTCCCGCAAGCCGATCTTCGGCTACAAGGGATTGATCTTCGCGACCATCTCCATCGCGGCGCTTTCGATTTCCGTCTGGGCCCACCACATGTATGCCACCGGCCAGGTCATGCTGCCGTTCTTCGCCTTCATGACCATGCTGATCGCGGTGCCCACGGGCGTGAAGTTCTTCAACTGGATCGGCACCCTCTGGCGAGGCTCTGTCACATTCGAGACCCCGATGCTCTGGAGCATCGGATTCCTGGTGACCTTCCTCTTCGGCGGGCTGACCGGCATCGTCCTGTCGGCACCGGGGCTGGACTTCCATGTGACCGACACATACTTCGTGGTGGCGCACTTCCACTACGTGGTCTTCGGCACCGTGGTGTTCGCCATGTTCGCGGGCTTCTACTTCTGGTGGGCGAAGTGGACCGGCAAGATGCTCAACGAGCGACTGGGCAAGATCCACTTCTGGATGCTGTTCGTGGGCTTCCACGGCACGTTCCTGATCCAGCACTGGCTGGGCGTCATGGGGATGCCGCGTCGCTACGCGGATTACCTTCCCGAAGACGGGTTCACCACGATGAACCAATTCTCGTCGGTGTTCTCCTTCATCCTGGGAGCTTCGATGATCCCGTTCTTCTGGAACGTGTGGATCACGCATCGCCACGGCAAGAAGGTGGTCGTGGACGATCCGTGGGGCTTTGGCGGATCGCTGGAATGGGCAACATCCTGCCCGCCGCCGCGCCACAACTTCAACTCGATCCCGCGCATCCGTTCCGAACGCCCGGCCCTAGACCTCCACCACCCGGAGCTCGGCGCGCGGACAACCCCGCGAGGCCCCGTGGCCAAGGTGTTCGGCCCGGCACAGCAGAAGGACACTGACGAATCGGGCTGA
- a CDS encoding APC family permease, with amino-acid sequence MQSQGGKEVGPSLQRRLGTFDAVMIGLGAMIGAGLFSAFTPAASAAGSALLVSLFLASAIAYANARSSAQLAARYPTSGGTYAYGREVLGPWPGFIAGWGFVVGKTASAAAMALTFATYTVPGPWVKPVAAVAVALLVGVNCLGVTRTATAARIIVTAVLALLAVVLVVILAGGHAPPEYVAGTNHGVFGVLQGAGLLFFAFAGYARIATLGEEVRNPSRSIPRAIGIGLGIVVVLYAAVALVLIDVLGTAGIAQSPKPLATAMGDSWALPLVQVAAALASLGALLALVAGIGRTAMAMARENDLPRALSAVHPRFSTPLRAELVVGAAILVLIAFFDLGTAIGFSSFGVLVYYLIANISAARQPKNERLGPVWLGVAGAAGCAVLVASLPVSAVIGGLAMFAVGLGYRATRLRFGG; translated from the coding sequence ATGCAATCTCAGGGCGGGAAAGAAGTGGGGCCAAGCCTTCAACGTCGTTTGGGCACCTTTGACGCGGTCATGATCGGGTTGGGTGCCATGATCGGGGCGGGCCTTTTTTCAGCCTTCACGCCCGCGGCCTCCGCGGCCGGTTCCGCGCTCTTGGTCTCCCTGTTCCTGGCCTCCGCAATTGCCTATGCCAATGCTCGTTCCAGCGCCCAGCTCGCGGCACGCTACCCGACCTCCGGCGGCACCTATGCCTATGGGCGGGAGGTGCTGGGGCCGTGGCCGGGGTTCATTGCCGGGTGGGGATTCGTGGTCGGCAAGACTGCATCCGCCGCAGCCATGGCGTTGACCTTTGCCACCTATACGGTCCCCGGGCCCTGGGTGAAGCCGGTGGCCGCCGTGGCGGTGGCACTGCTCGTGGGCGTCAATTGCCTGGGCGTTACCCGCACGGCGACCGCGGCAAGGATCATCGTCACCGCGGTCCTGGCGCTCCTGGCAGTGGTCCTTGTGGTGATCCTGGCGGGAGGACATGCTCCGCCGGAATACGTTGCCGGGACCAACCACGGGGTTTTTGGCGTCTTGCAGGGAGCGGGGCTGTTGTTCTTCGCGTTTGCGGGTTACGCGCGTATCGCGACCCTGGGTGAGGAAGTGCGCAACCCGTCCCGGAGCATTCCTCGGGCCATCGGGATCGGGCTTGGCATCGTGGTGGTCCTCTATGCCGCGGTGGCACTGGTGCTGATCGATGTCCTGGGGACGGCCGGCATTGCCCAAAGCCCCAAGCCGCTGGCGACCGCTATGGGAGACTCTTGGGCGCTTCCGTTGGTACAGGTTGCGGCGGCGCTGGCTTCCCTGGGTGCGTTGCTGGCCCTGGTTGCAGGGATCGGACGCACCGCCATGGCAATGGCCCGGGAGAACGACCTGCCCCGGGCACTCTCGGCCGTGCACCCTCGGTTCTCCACGCCTTTGAGGGCCGAGCTCGTCGTCGGTGCCGCGATCCTGGTGCTCATCGCATTCTTCGACCTGGGCACGGCCATCGGCTTCTCGTCGTTCGGGGTCCTGGTCTATTACCTGATCGCCAATATCTCGGCCGCGAGGCAACCGAAGAACGAGCGGTTGGGGCCGGTCTGGCTGGGGGTTGCCGGGGCCGCTGGCTGCGCGGTGCTGGTCGCCTCGCTTCCGGTATCCGCCGTCATCGGCGGACTGGCCATGTTCGCCGTGGGCCTGGGGTATCGCGCGACAAGGCTTCGGTTCGGCGGCTGA
- a CDS encoding exonuclease domain-containing protein → MAQGYFAVIDTETTGLFPGNHDRIAEIAVITLDRSGTVLDRWETLVNPERDLGKQSIHGIRAKDILEAPRFVDIAQELDWRLSGTIVVAHNLGFDVRFLGAEFQRAGLALPDFYLPRGLCTMQMAHEYLPGAGRSLQDCCDSFSIELRHAHSAGDDAEATAVLLSRYMELDPDLDDWDYLLEQAAATSWHAATPPALFAPVHRSTEGTRETHFVDRIVVRLPEITGPAEHQEYLALLDRALLDRYLSAHEQSALVAMADEIELSRTTVIELHGQYFASVADTAWADGVLTHDELDDLATIAQLLGISSAQLEAASLARPATPPRAPSVNAASSSFLEPGDLVVLTGDMTRPRSAIEAELESAGFKSHPAVTKKVKLLVAADPDSLSGKARKARSYGIPVVGEDYLWNQVLHPAGH, encoded by the coding sequence ATGGCACAGGGATATTTCGCCGTGATTGACACGGAAACCACGGGGCTTTTCCCGGGAAACCACGACCGGATAGCGGAAATTGCCGTCATCACCCTCGACCGCTCCGGCACCGTGCTGGATCGGTGGGAAACGCTGGTCAACCCCGAACGGGACCTGGGCAAGCAATCCATCCACGGGATCCGTGCCAAGGACATCCTCGAGGCACCGCGCTTCGTCGACATCGCCCAGGAGCTTGACTGGCGGCTGTCCGGAACCATCGTCGTCGCGCACAACCTCGGCTTCGACGTCCGCTTCCTCGGCGCCGAATTCCAGCGTGCGGGGCTGGCCCTGCCGGACTTCTACCTGCCCCGCGGCCTGTGCACCATGCAGATGGCCCACGAATACCTGCCCGGAGCCGGGCGTTCCCTGCAGGACTGCTGCGATTCGTTCAGCATCGAGCTGCGCCATGCGCACAGCGCCGGGGACGACGCCGAGGCCACCGCGGTGCTCCTGTCCCGGTACATGGAGCTTGACCCGGACCTGGACGACTGGGACTACCTGCTGGAGCAGGCCGCGGCCACCAGCTGGCACGCCGCCACTCCTCCCGCGCTGTTTGCACCGGTGCACCGTTCCACGGAGGGAACCAGGGAAACCCACTTCGTAGACCGGATCGTGGTTCGCCTGCCCGAAATCACCGGGCCGGCCGAACACCAGGAATACCTGGCGTTGCTCGACCGCGCGTTGCTTGACCGGTACCTCTCGGCCCACGAGCAATCCGCCTTGGTTGCGATGGCAGACGAGATCGAACTGAGCAGGACCACCGTCATCGAACTGCACGGCCAGTATTTTGCCTCGGTCGCCGACACAGCTTGGGCCGACGGCGTCCTCACCCACGACGAGCTGGACGACCTGGCAACCATCGCCCAGCTGCTTGGCATCTCTTCCGCGCAACTCGAGGCCGCATCGCTGGCCAGGCCGGCCACCCCGCCACGGGCCCCTTCCGTGAACGCCGCGTCTTCGTCGTTCCTGGAGCCCGGGGACCTCGTCGTGCTCACCGGGGACATGACCCGGCCCCGGAGCGCCATCGAGGCCGAACTGGAATCCGCCGGGTTCAAGTCGCACCCGGCGGTGACGAAAAAGGTGAAGCTGTTGGTGGCCGCCGACCCGGACAGCCTCTCGGGCAAGGCCCGCAAGGCCAGGTCATACGGCATCCCGGTGGTTGGCGAGGATTACCTGTGGAACCAGGTCCTTCATCCGGCCGGGCACTGA
- the lhgO gene encoding L-2-hydroxyglutarate oxidase, with the protein MAERIGIVGAGIVGLAIAQALARTGEFDVTVLEKESRVAMHQTGHNSGVVHAGLYYQPGSLKAELCAKGRAMTREYCQEHSLPYREAGKLVVALNAGEVPRLDEIQRRSVLNAVPDLARVSMARLREIEPHAAGVAALHSPHTAVVDYAAIAETLANQVRRAGGRVLLNQKVVAVESSAGSCRVSTSGTTHVFDRLVVCAGLHSDAIARLVGASDSPRILPFRGEYWSLAPERNDLVKGMIYPVPDPAFPFLGVHFTRGVYGETHVGPNAVPALAREGYSWGRISVRDTLESLRWPGAGALAKAHWKMGGKEIAASLFKPLYFKAAQAFIPELLPSDLRHKTTAGVRAQAWSKDGSLLDDFAVDQVGPVTLLRNAPSPAATSSMAIAEHVLANHLGIRT; encoded by the coding sequence ATGGCCGAACGCATCGGGATCGTTGGCGCCGGGATCGTGGGCCTGGCCATCGCCCAGGCGCTGGCCCGCACGGGGGAATTCGACGTGACGGTGTTGGAGAAGGAATCCCGTGTGGCCATGCACCAAACCGGCCACAACTCCGGGGTCGTGCACGCCGGGCTGTACTACCAACCCGGCTCGCTCAAGGCCGAACTCTGCGCCAAGGGGCGGGCGATGACCCGTGAATACTGCCAGGAGCATTCCCTCCCGTACCGCGAGGCCGGGAAGCTCGTGGTGGCGCTGAACGCCGGCGAGGTCCCGCGGCTCGATGAGATCCAGCGGCGCTCCGTCCTGAACGCGGTTCCGGACCTGGCCCGCGTCTCCATGGCGCGGCTGCGCGAGATCGAGCCGCACGCTGCGGGGGTCGCTGCACTGCACTCCCCGCACACCGCGGTCGTCGACTACGCGGCGATTGCCGAAACCTTGGCCAACCAGGTGCGGCGGGCCGGCGGCAGGGTGCTGCTGAACCAAAAGGTCGTGGCCGTTGAATCCTCGGCCGGAAGCTGCCGCGTTTCCACCTCCGGCACCACCCACGTCTTCGACCGGCTGGTGGTCTGCGCCGGCCTTCATTCCGACGCCATCGCCAGGCTGGTCGGGGCCTCGGACTCGCCACGGATCCTGCCGTTTCGCGGCGAGTACTGGTCCCTGGCCCCCGAGCGCAACGATCTGGTCAAGGGCATGATCTACCCGGTTCCGGATCCCGCGTTCCCGTTCCTCGGGGTCCACTTCACCCGCGGGGTCTATGGCGAAACGCATGTGGGGCCCAACGCCGTACCGGCACTGGCCCGGGAGGGGTATTCGTGGGGCAGGATCTCGGTCCGCGACACCCTCGAGTCCCTGCGGTGGCCAGGGGCCGGCGCCCTGGCCAAGGCCCATTGGAAAATGGGTGGAAAGGAGATCGCCGCCTCGCTCTTCAAACCGCTGTATTTCAAGGCTGCGCAGGCCTTTATCCCGGAACTGCTGCCCTCGGACCTGCGGCACAAGACCACGGCGGGTGTTCGCGCCCAGGCATGGTCCAAGGACGGTTCGCTGCTTGATGACTTTGCCGTGGACCAGGTCGGGCCGGTCACGCTGCTGCGCAACGCGCCCTCGCCGGCGGCAACCTCGTCCATGGCCATTGCCGAGCACGTCTTGGCGAACCACCTGGGAATCCGGACCTAG
- a CDS encoding histidine phosphatase family protein translates to MKLGFIRHGQTNWNAEGRLQGSSDIPLNDVGRQQARDAVAVLGAGTWDAIVSSPLSRARETAEIIAAGLGIELGRSYDELIERDYGQAEGMTDEEWEKLWPEKSGGGIEALDSVVARGKAAIEKIAADFPGRNVAVVCHGTIIRYTLSALAEVQFDSILNGSVSLLDNDEGPWKVRSVNGETVGAPLTR, encoded by the coding sequence ATGAAACTCGGATTCATTCGCCATGGACAAACCAACTGGAACGCCGAAGGCCGCCTGCAGGGCTCCAGCGACATTCCGCTCAACGACGTCGGACGCCAGCAGGCCCGTGACGCCGTGGCGGTGCTTGGAGCCGGAACGTGGGACGCAATCGTCAGCTCCCCGCTCTCCCGGGCGCGTGAAACGGCCGAAATCATCGCCGCCGGCCTGGGCATCGAACTGGGCCGCAGCTATGACGAACTCATCGAGCGCGACTACGGCCAGGCCGAGGGCATGACGGACGAGGAATGGGAAAAGCTCTGGCCAGAAAAGTCCGGCGGCGGCATCGAGGCCCTGGACTCCGTGGTCGCCCGCGGAAAGGCCGCGATCGAGAAGATCGCCGCGGACTTCCCGGGCAGGAACGTCGCTGTGGTGTGCCACGGAACGATCATCCGCTACACGCTGTCCGCGCTCGCCGAAGTCCAATTCGACAGCATCCTCAATGGCTCGGTCTCGCTGCTGGACAACGACGAAGGGCCCTGGAAGGTGCGCAGCGTCAACGGGGAAACGGTGGGCGCACCGCTCACCCGGTAG